In a single window of the Notamacropus eugenii isolate mMacEug1 chromosome 4, mMacEug1.pri_v2, whole genome shotgun sequence genome:
- the LOC140502285 gene encoding LOW QUALITY PROTEIN: small EDRK-rich factor 2-like (The sequence of the model RefSeq protein was modified relative to this genomic sequence to represent the inferred CDS: substituted 2 bases at 2 genomic stop codons), translated as MDNCYHHHDSWKSALACTPKHEKESNSGNGKHQDGGLSATVXKQRNSQIMXEKQKKEKAKEKKEEPK; from the coding sequence atggataactgctaccaccaccacgaCTCATGGAAATCAGCATTAGCATGCACAccaaaacatgagaaagaaagcaaCTCAGGCAATGGAAAACACCAGGATGGCGGGCTCTCTGCCACTGTCTGAAAGCAGAGGAACTCACAGATCAtgtaagagaagcagaaaaaggaaaaagccaaggagaagaaggaagaaccCAAGTAA